The genomic DNA CAACAACGTGTTCTCCTAGAATGGACTCAACTTATGAAAGGGTAAAGAAAGCACTTTATAGGGGGTGAATCAACATTAAAGACAACAAAAGAAGGAGTAGAATGAAATGACACTGAATaggttagaaaataaaatggagtggGTTTCTAGTAGTACAGGTTAGCATATACTAtgttagcatatatatatatatatatatattcagttatATGTGTATGTTCATTTATGCCAAAAGATGCTTTCCTCCTTGTGgttgtttatattttactttatttctgtttctagaattttatttacattattagTGGATCATAGGAAGGcatgattattattttcattttgtaacaAATACCAAGAAGGTACTGCCCATATTTGCCTGCACATAAGGTCATGGTCTCATTGCTTTTATTAGGAAAaacccaataattttttttttatgcattgatttttttttattcttatgttaatccccatacattacatcattagttttagatgaagtgttccatgattcattgtttgtgcataacacccagtgctccatgcagaatgtgccctcctcaatacccaccaccaggctaacccatcctcccacacccctcccctctagaaccctgtttgtttttcagagtccatcgtctctcatggttcgtctaaaACCCAAtaatttttgtaagattttatttatctggataGGCAAAAAATAAGCATCTTTTCTGAGTATTTTTGAGTGGGGAAGAATCTTTAAAATGTCTAACAAGATTGCCTGGTTCTTCTATATTCCCAGGGTTTTTGATTTATCTTTGATTAAGCCAAGACATATCAAACAGTGATAAAGGATCATGGGATATATTTGCAGGAAAGTAGGATGATTGATTTCTATAGAACTATGAgtgaaattaatatatttcagTGATCCTTtgattataaaaactaaaaaactgcCTTAAAGTAAAAATGGGACATTTTGGCTTACCAAATTGAACAGCACAAAATAAAgatagattccaggaccctgcgaGGTCCATTGGCTCAAACAGTGTCATCAGTGCTTAGTAACTTGTTCCCCAtatgttgcttttgttttcttctattgtGATTTTACTCTCAGGTGTGGCCTCTCATCATATAAGAAAATAAGTATCCACAGCTGCAGACTGatatattttcagtttaaaaacttGCTAAAAAGAGTTTTCTTTCCTAGTAATTTCAGCAAAATCCAGTAGACTTGATCAGCTGTAATTAGCCTTATTTGGGTTACATTTAAAAACCTGAACAAATCACCATGTCCAGGAGGATGCAGTGCCTACATATGACCAACTCAGACATAGAATGAGGTAGAGGAAAAATCTGGATCAAAGAAAACTAAGATTTCTgcttctgggaagatggagtaGATGTATTTaacaggagaaataaaacagTACAACTAAAAACCTtggaaataatatgtaaaatgaaCACAAGGAGaatgaaagatggagagaaaaaggcagaCCAAGTAAGGATCCTGAGATTCCAAGGGAAGACAAAGTGGTGAGTTCACTGGGTTTTCTTCTAACCTTATGTACCTCAGATTGGATACTGTAGAGCTGGCAACCTGGGAAAAGTAATGGGTACATACAAAAAATGTCCCAAGAAAAGGGTAGTTTTTCTAGTCAAAGGATCACTAAACGGGCAGCCTGGCAGGACAGATAACGGGGGCATAGCTGCTCTATACAAGTCAAATGAAACATACAGACAAAAAGAAGATGACAAAACAGCTGAGGCTCCATACCCACTCTTCCAGTAATGGTGAGGTAGAGAGCCTGAACATACAGCCTATAAAGCAGTAATAAGTACCACTCATGGTGTCAAGATGTCAGTGTTGACAACCTTTTGGACTAGAGTTTGGTGAAGAACTTTAGCCATGACACCAAAATAATGATctatgcaagaaaaaaataaaatggacttcatcaaaattaaaatcttttgttttggaaaagacCATGTTGAGAGGATGAAAAGATAAACTATTTATAAACCACACATGTGACAAAGGGCtcatagtaaaatatttaaagaacccTCAAAATTCAACATAAGTGAataatccaattataaaatgggcaaaagatatgaagagaTACTTTACTGAAGAgaatatatagatggcaaatgaAGCGCATATTAAGATATTgaacatcactagccattagggaaatgcaaatgaaggcCATGGTGAGATACTGCTACACCCTTTAAtaacaggtaaaataaaaactagtacTAATACCAAGTGCTGGTAAAGATGCAAAGAAAGTGGATCTCTTGCACATTGcagatgggaatgtaaaatggtagagaTGATCTAGAATATAGtctggtagtttcttaaaatctaaacatatatttatcatatgACCAAGCAACTGCACTCTTCATTTcaccaaggaaatggaaacttATCTTCATAAAGACCTGTACATGATTGTTCCCAGCTGTTTTGTCTTGATAGTTCAAACctggaaacaaaataattttccttcaataggtgaatggctaaacaaactgtggtatatccacactatgaaatactactcagcagtaaaaaagaatGCACAATGATACATGCGGCAACTTGAAGAAATCTCAAtgacattatgctgaatgaaaaatcCAGTCTAAATCCAGGATCTTATATGATCCTATCTAAATAGTACTCCAAAAATGATACAAATTACAGAGATGGAAAATTGATTAGTGGTTTCTAGGGGCTAGGGATGGTTTGGGCAGAGGAGGTGGGTGTGACTGCAAAGGGATAGCAAGAAGGAGATCTTTGTGGTTATGAAGTAAATAGTAGTATATCCTGATTATAGTGGCTGTGCAGCCCTACACATGTGATGTAGTGATAGCTATACATGCCCATTGTATCAAGGTCAGATTCCTGTTTTGGATATTGCACTATAATTATGTAAGATGTAACCAGTGGAGGAAATGGGACAAAAAGTACACTGGACCCCTCTGTATTATCTTTACAACTTCctgtaaaatataattatttcaaagtatgtaaaaacttaaaaaaacttaaaaaaatgcatgtatcaTTGTGCattcttttttactgctgagtagtatttcatagtgtggatataccacagtttgtttagccattcacctattgaaggaaaattattttgtttccagGTTTGAACTATCAAGACAAAACAGCTGGGAACAATCATGTACAGGTCTTTATGAAGATaagtttccatttccttggtgAAATGAAGAGTGCAGTTGCTTGGTcatatgataaatatatgtttagattttaagaaactaccagaCTATATTCTAGATCAtctctaccattttacattcccatctgCAATGTGCAAGAGATCCACTTTCTTTGCATCTTTACCAGCACTTGGTATTAGTACTAGTTTTTAAGTACCTGAGAGTCTGGTGAGGCTGTTTCTAGTGAAGGTGAAATAGTTGGGAGAAACAAACATATAATCTACTACAgggaaaagacagatttttttagTATTTGGCTTCTATCTATATTCAATTTCAAAGGAAATGATGTAGCTTcatgaagttaattttttaaaaaagatataattatgtcatatttgttttccttgaacTACAAAGccaaataatcattttaattatgGTATTATGattattgctattattgttactattttagaTTATCAACTCTCCTTTATAAAGtcaaatttgaaagagagaggaagtgCTGCTTAGAAATTTCTCAATGTTTTCTTCTCATATGACTGATACCAGTTTGCTCTTTCCAATCTACAATTTAACATGCCTGCTATTGCTGTTCTATTTTTTCCCTCCAAGTGAAGTGTGTTGGTGGCAGTCactaaataatcattttatttgccTTTGTGAAATATGTCATAAACCAATGTAGAATGTGTTTTGAGAATGAAATGCTATTTCTATGCATTTAAGAGTAAAGGAAAACAAGAGGGTTACACTATTTTACCAAATGATGAGCAAATTTTGAcgacttggaatttttttttttttttttttttttttgatcatagGGGCACTTTTTCTTGAGCTACCAcaacaagagaatgaaaagcacAGTCAGTAACAATAAAATTGGTCATCCCTTGGAGAGAGATGTGCCTGCTGTGGATCTGGGGATGTGTCCGGTAGAAGTACGTTTGTTGCTGGGCAGCTTTCACAGAACTCAGAAGCCACTACATACACGCCGTCACATACACACAGGGGGAAGGGATGAGTCTCCACGGGGGATGGCAAGCCTTCATGTGTCCTCTTCTTCACTGGCACCGCTGGGTCCTTCCTCGTcaccctctgcctttggctcagctgaTTCATTAGAGGTATCAAGTTGTTCCTTGGCTTGGGCCATCTGAGTCATCAACCTGTCCATGTGGGACTGGATGTCTGCCAGTATCTCAGTCACATGAGCGGTGGCCATTGCTTCCTGGATGTCCACTAGATGAAGGGCCTTCTGCTCCTCATCAGCAATCACTTTCTGAACTTTCTTAAATTCCTGCTGTATAAACACCTTCATCTGGTCCCGGGTTACTTTAGGATCTGAGCTCTTGAACTTCAACCTTTCCACCAACTCTATCATAGCCGCCTTCAGTCCACCTGAGTCTTTGCTTCTTAGTTCTTCGAAGGCTTCGTCTAGGGTGGAGAGCTGGTGGCCCTGGTGAGTCCCAATGACAGGGCACAGGACACAGATGAGTTGCTTATCTTCCTGGCAATAGGTGCTCAAATCGAGCCCATGGTCTGGACACTTCCTCTTGGCCACTCTCTCcgcttccatttctatttctgggTCAAATTCACTTTCTGCCTCCGTTTCTCCCTCAGCCTCGGATTCTCCTTCTTGGTTGTCTTCCTCTGCTTCGCTCTCTTGCTCatcctccatttcttcctcactGTCCTCTTCACTCTCATCCTCGCTCTCATCCTCGCTCTCTTCCTCCGTCTCGCTCTCTTCTTCGGATTCACTGTCTTCCTCGGACTcgctctcctcccccacctcgcTCTCTCGGTCCCGCTCATTCTCCACCTTGGCCTCGGCTTCTTCCTTGGCGTCGCCCTGCCCCGGGGCTCCGGCGGTCCAGGCCTGGGCGGCGCCGTGGACGTAATGGGCCAGGTGGTGGCTGGGGAACTTCTGCCTGTGCGCCTCGGCGTGGCGGTGGCAGTAGCAGAAGGCGCACTCTCGCCACACTTCCTCGGCCCCGGGAGCCTCGTCCGGCTCGCACTCGTCACACGTGCCGTCGTGCGGCAGCTCCTCGAAGGTCGCGCCCACTCCGGACGCCATGTGGCTGCGGTGACGCGGCCCAGGCCGCTGGGCCTCGGAGCTCGCCACCGGGCTTCAGCGCGGCCTCCTCCCTACTTCCTCCCCGCCCGGGTCCCGTCCCGGGTACTGGCCGCGCCGGGTCTCAAGGAAGGCTTGGGGCCGGGGCGCCGCTGCCGCCTGCTCCCGCCAGCCCCTGCCCGGCCGAGGAGCCAGGGGCCTTCCCGCCGGCTCGGCCGCTCGGCGCCCGCTGCGCTCGATGACTTGGAATTTTCAAGTAGAGAAGTTTAGATCAGAATTGATAAGTTTTTGGATAAGTATGTTATACCAACTATATTCAGAAGtcaataataaacattaaaaatactatGCATTTGTTTATAAAAGTCACTACTTTCATCATCTAAACATagcttatatgtagaattttccTTGAACAAGCAGTCTTACTAAACTGGTGCTCTGATCAGttcataatgaaattatttttaaagttagtttATAGGCATTCCTAACCACCCAagtaattacataataaaaagtaGATTTAGGAACTTAGAGAAATTATTCAAATGGATTTGGTAAAATTTCAGATACCTTCAGAAAAATTTTACACCAATATGTTCAGTTATCACACTACTCAAGCTTGCACATATCTTTAGTTCTTATTTTATCATTCACAGATACCACTACTGAATGCCAGATTTTAATATTGTCAGGGTTCATGATTAAATGATGTAACATTCTCTTCCAAGTGAGCTGATTTTCTACTTGATAGTGGCCCTGGGAGAAAGGTACTAGAAATGggcatcttttaaatttttactgaCAATTCATAAAAGCTTATAATAACCACCTGGATCCAGCAAACTGCACGGTGGGTGTTCAACTCTAGTCACCATCAACTCTGTAAACAATATGTATACTTTCATTTCAGGTTAACTAGCAAAAGTTACTATCCAAAAATTGTACAATCTTAGTGTTCTAAGCCAAAGTTAACAAAAGTCACAGGAAACCAAGGAAATAGTGTACACTTAATTTGGGATCTTTCAAAATGAATAGCATTGTCTTGGAATCCCAGATACTGAAAGATAGggtctatttatatttttctgctgACATGAATGAGGAGTTCCAGCCTTCCACAAAAGCCATCTTAATACAATGAATGAGAATGGAAGAatcctgtttttaatttgttcagaCATTTATATAAGATTTACTATAGGTGCCAGAAGATAAGGACCTTGTTCAAACAAAGTTTTCAAAATGGTAAAAATCATGACTTTCATCAAATAATATTTGATGACACATTAAACGtgtcaagtattttatttaactctttcATTTAGAGGATCAGTTGCAAACCGTTGGAAGGAGAATTTGACTTAGATTTAATATTACTGGATAGTGTTCATTTGCAATGTTATAAACAGAAATCACTTGCATTATCAGTTTTATGCAATTTGATTTTTATGCTATATGtcaaacacaattaaaaatgcacatgtttctttcctgctttgtcgaagatcagttgaccatagcgttgagggcccatttctgggctctctattctgttccattgatctatgtgtctgtttttgtgccagtaccatactgtcttgatgatgacagctttgtaatagagcttgaagcccagaattgtgatgccaccagctttgcttttctttttcaacattcctctggctattcagtgcctttctggttccatacaaattttaggattatttgttccatttctttgaaaaaagtgggtgctattttgatagggattgcattaaatgtgtagattgctctaggtagcattgacatcttcacaatatttgttcttccaatccatgagcatggaacgtttttccatttctttgtgtcttgctcaatttctttcatgagtattctatagttttctgagtacagatcctttgcctctttggttagatttattcttaggtatcttatggttttgggtgcaattgtaaatgggatccactccttcatttctctttcttctgtcttgttggtgtagaggaatgccactgatttctgtgcattgattttatattctgccactttactgaattcctgtatgagttttaacagttttggggtggagtcttttgggttttccacataaagaatcatatcatctgcaaagagtgagagtttgacttcttctttgccaatttggatgccttttctttttgttgtctgattgctgtggctaggacttttagtactatgttgaatagcagtggtgatagtgggcatccctgctgtgtccctgaccttagggggaagctcttagtttttcccaattgagaatgatattcactgtgggtttttcatagatggcttttatgatattgaggtatgtaccctctatccctgtactctgaagagttttgatcaagaaaggatgctgtactttgtcaaatgttttttctgcatctattgagaggaacATATGgtgcttgttctttcttttattaatgtattgtatcaccttgattgacttgcagatgttgaaccaaccttgcagcccaggaataaatcccacttggtcatggtgaataatccttttaatgcactgttggatcctattggatagtattttggtgagaatttttgcatccatgttcatcagggatattggtctttaattctcctttttgatggggtctaatggaaaaaatctcttcaacaaatggtgttgggaaaattggacaaccacatgcagaagaatgaaactggaccatttccttacaccacacacaaaaatagactcaaaatggttgaaagacctcaatgtgagacaggagtccatcaaaatcctagaggagaacacaggcagcaactctttgacctcagccgtagcagcttcttcctagaaacatcgccaaaggcaagggaagcaagggcaaaaaggaactattgggatttcatcaagataaaaagcttttgcacagcaatggaaacagtcaacaaaaccagaagacaaccgacagaatgggagaagatatttgcaaatgacatataagataaagggctagtatccaaaatctataaagaacctatcaaactcaacacccaaagaacaaagaatccaatcaagaaatgggcagaagacatgaacagacatttttccaaagaagacatccaaatggccaacagacacatgaaaaaatgctcaacattgctcagcatcagggaaatccaaatcaaaacctcaatgagataccacctcacaccagtcagaatggctaaaattaacaagtcaggaaatgacaaatgttggcgaggatgcagagaaaggggaaccctcctatactgttggtgggaatgcaagctggtgcagccactctggaaaacagtatggaggttcctcaaaaagttgaaaatagagctaccctatgacccagcaattgcactactgggtatttaccccaaagatacaaatgtagggatccgaaggggtatgtgcaccccaatgtttatagcagcaatgtccacaatagccaaactatggaaaaagccaagatgtccatcgacagatgaatggataaagaagacgtggtatatatatacaatggaatattatgcagccatcaaaaaaagccccgaaatcttgccatttgcaatgatgtggatggaactagagggtattatgctaagcaaaataagtcaaacagagaaagacatgtatcatatgatctcactgatatgaggaattcttaatctcaggaaataaactgaggactgctcgagtggtggggagtgggagggatggggtggctgggtgatagacattggggagggtatgggctatggtgagcactgtgaattgtgtaagactgttgaatcacagacctgtacctctgaaacaaataatgcattatatgttatataaaaaaaaaagaaaagaagatagtaggaagggaaaaatgaaaggtgggaaattggaggggagacgaaccatgagagacgatggactctgagaaacaaactgagggttctagaggggaaggggtcgggggatgggttagcctggtgatgggtattaaagagggcatgtattgaatgagcactgggtgttctacgcaaacagtgaatcatggaacaccacatcaaaaactaatgatgtaatgtatggtgattaacataacagaataaaataaaacttaaaaattgcataattctaaaaaaaaaatttgcagacgggttctgaattaaaaaaaaaaatgcacatgttTATAGAATCAGATAATCCCCAAGACTCCACTTGTCAATGTGATCATTGCATTAAAAGGATAATCAGTAATACCTTTTGTCCTTTTCTAAGTTTGACAGTTTTTCTTGACAACCTTATCTCTACTGCTTATATAACTACATGTAGAATTGTCTTTTGTTCTTTGTATGTGATTgataattattgaataaataggtgaaagaagtcaaagaaactAGATAACACTTTtccaaaacaaatgagaaatccAAACAAAGAAGACTTCTTTTAGAATTAGAATGTACAAATTATTTTAGTGGTCATTTATCTTAAATATCAGGTATGTAATATGTCataattatagatatatatgttaGAATAAGTAATACAAAAGTTTGGCTCATTTAGCAGTTGTTTTATTATCTAAAGTCTTTGATAAAATCCTTTCAagcagggtacctgggtggctcagttggttaaacatctgcctttggctcagggcatgatctcagggtccagggatccagCCTGCAtcaagcttcctgctcagcagggagtctgcttctctcactccctctacccttccccaccacttgttctctttctctcacaaataaataaaatctttaaaaaaaaatcatttcaagccCATAGTTTGTATTATACTAACAATAATCTTCCTGGTCAGAAATCATGCATCTTTGCCcatcttttgctttcctttttctgagtTTCAGAGCCCTTCAAGTCAAATGCAGTCAGATCCTTTCAAACGggaatttttccttcaaaaagttgaaacaaTTTTACATTGACCTTCCATTTCTTAATTagagaaatcaaaagaagagggagacaggagtAAGAGGAAAATAGGATAAAGTAGGGGAAAATGAAGGCTTATTGATTAAGGTTTAATCAGAAAGTCTCTCTGTACTTCTCTGTTTAATTCTCTTCTGGAGATAActcaatattttgaatactaaatAAATTCACAACATAggttaattgaaattattttattatgcatttaaCAAAGTCACTTTTGGGTGGTTTTTATGAACTGCAAATTGACCAAGTAAGTGAATACAGACAAAACACATATTTGCCATCAAGCAGTTACCTAACAAAATGTTTAGGTGTATGTGATTCAAGTGAATGTGTTAAGGTTGGGTTTCAAAGTTGAATTTGAAAGTCCatctatttgaatattttttttaaataagcaaagatAATGCTTTGTGATGTGTACTTTTGATATGATAGATATTGTAATTTTCAGGATTTGTAGTTGCTGATTTGGAACTATTGTCTAAATTAATCTACGGTGAAGGGTAgtgtgatatttttaaagattgtattccACAAGGATGTCATATGATGGAACTAGATTTTTTCAGAGACATATGGTAtactttcttctttgaaaatcCTGCATAATGATCATTATTCACTGAGTGTCTTATACAGTACATAGTGGAGAGGGAGATTTAAATATCAATTACTATTAATTCagattcaataaataattaagagttgttgaatgaaagtggtagATAGAACTTTTCAAAAGTAAATCTTTCTTTAATATAGGTAAATAAGTTTTTGAAGATTATATTTACATgtggaaaatgaaatagaaacttttttCATGACAAAGATgtcatgtttcttttatttataaactgTTAGGAATAACTTTTACATTTTGATCATCCTGAGCACTGTTATTCACAATAAAACATCAAACAACCTTGTGAAGAGACAAAAGACCATAAAATAAGTcttttacaatttaatttttataaaagcatttttcCTGTACAATCATTAGATGcataaaggaataaaagacaaTTGATTTTAGAGTATGAAAAGGGAGTTTATGAAGACTGTGGTCTCCAATTGCAGTATATCAGTACTCCTTTGGGCATTTTTGCAGGGATTTAGGTGTTAAAtgaaattcttttgaaattttgagTTAATCAGTGTTTTCTATAAATGTTACTGTGTTCTACTACTTACTTGAATCATAACTAAACTTAGACTTTGAATTGTTAGATGTAGGAAGTTGGATATGGGGAAAGAATCAAGaatctattttttattcagttttcagaGCACTTGAGAAAATCATGtatcttttaaagtatttttgaaatatggATATGGTTTAAGGAATATACTAAAACTGCATTATATTTATAATggttgaaataaattatttgaattatattGCTTAAAATGTTAACATAAGAATCTACTACCacatatgtgaatttttaaataagaaaacagtcttagtctatcatttttaaaaaagtgttttgtaaaaTCTCTAGTGGATTTGTAgtaatttgaagatattttcctgGACCCTTGAACATTGTGGCTGTTAtataggtgggtgggtgggtagaaagataga from Neomonachus schauinslandi chromosome 7, ASM220157v2, whole genome shotgun sequence includes the following:
- the LOC123325295 gene encoding tripartite motif-containing protein 44-like, with protein sequence MASGVGATFEELPHDGTCDECEPDEAPGAEEVWRECAFCYCHRHAEAHRQKFPSHHLAHYVHGAAQAWTAGAPGQGDAKEEAEAKVENERDRESEVGEESESEEDSESEEESETEEESEDESEDESEEDSEEEMEDEQESEAEEDNQEGESEAEGETEAESEFDPEIEMEAERVAKRKCPDHGLDLSTYCQEDKQLICVLCPVIGTHQGHQLSTLDEAFEELRSKDSGGLKAAMIELVERLKFKSSDPKVTRDQMKVFIQQEFKKVQKVIADEEQKALHLVDIQEAMATAHVTEILADIQSHMDRLMTQMAQAKEQLDTSNESAEPKAEGDEEGPSGASEEEDT